Proteins found in one Deinobacterium chartae genomic segment:
- a CDS encoding trans-sulfuration enzyme family protein — translation MPGFRTRALHAGQEIDPATGAHAVPVYQTTTFAYGDAARGGRIFGGEEKGYTYSRILNPTVRAFERRVADLEGAEDAVAFASGMAAVQAAALTLLEAGDELMYLGPLYGGSEALFTTVFGRFGVTVREVESVAELQAAMGERSKLVYVETPTNPTLRVHDLAEVARIARAAGAYTVVDNTFASPYLTRPLEFGIDLALHSATKYLGGHGDATGGVLAGSAELTARLRSTGVKLAGASLGPQDAFLLLRGVKTLPLRMEAHCDGAEAVARFLEEQPGVARVYYPGLESHPDHPVAARQMRRFGGMVSIDLEGGYAAAQAFLNHLELFTQAVSLGDVESLATHPASTTHALIGREARERQGLGEGLVRLSVGIEDPEDLIADLARGLEAARQATLAAR, via the coding sequence ATGCCCGGATTCCGTACCCGCGCCCTGCATGCCGGCCAGGAAATCGACCCGGCCACCGGCGCCCACGCCGTTCCCGTCTACCAGACCACCACCTTCGCCTACGGCGACGCCGCCCGTGGCGGACGTATCTTCGGCGGCGAGGAGAAGGGCTACACCTACTCGCGTATCCTCAACCCCACCGTGCGCGCCTTCGAGCGCCGCGTCGCCGACCTCGAGGGGGCCGAAGACGCGGTGGCCTTTGCCAGCGGCATGGCAGCGGTTCAGGCCGCCGCCCTCACCCTGCTCGAGGCCGGTGACGAACTGATGTACCTGGGGCCGCTCTACGGCGGCAGCGAGGCGCTGTTCACCACGGTGTTTGGCCGTTTTGGCGTCACGGTGCGCGAGGTGGAGAGCGTCGCGGAACTGCAGGCCGCCATGGGCGAGCGCTCGAAGCTGGTGTACGTCGAGACCCCGACCAACCCCACGCTGCGGGTGCACGACCTGGCCGAGGTCGCCCGCATCGCGCGCGCCGCCGGGGCCTACACGGTCGTAGACAACACCTTTGCCAGCCCGTACCTGACCCGCCCGCTCGAGTTCGGCATCGATCTGGCACTGCACTCGGCCACCAAGTACCTGGGCGGTCACGGTGACGCAACCGGCGGCGTGCTGGCCGGCTCGGCCGAGCTGACCGCGCGCCTGCGCTCCACCGGGGTCAAGCTGGCCGGTGCCTCGCTGGGGCCGCAAGACGCCTTCTTGCTGCTGCGCGGCGTCAAGACCCTCCCGCTGCGCATGGAAGCCCACTGCGACGGTGCTGAGGCCGTCGCCCGCTTCCTCGAGGAACAGCCCGGCGTCGCCCGCGTCTACTACCCCGGCCTCGAATCCCACCCGGATCACCCGGTCGCCGCGCGCCAGATGCGCCGCTTCGGCGGCATGGTCTCCATCGACCTCGAGGGCGGCTACGCGGCCGCACAGGCTTTCTTGAACCACCTCGAGCTCTTTACCCAGGCGGTCAGCCTCGGCGACGTCGAGTCGCTCGCCACCCACCCCGCCTCCACCACGCACGCGCTGATCGGCCGCGAGGCCCGCGAGCGCCAGGGGCTGGGCGAGGGGCTGGTGCGGCTGTCGGTGGGCATCGAGGATCCCGAGGACCTGATCGCCGACCTCGCGCGCGGCCTCGAGGCGGCCCGGCAAGCGACCCTGGCCGCGCGCTAG
- a CDS encoding diacylglycerol kinase family protein → MYHLILNRHAARGRLLAFLPRLERALQGAGLDYVLHRTESPLEVLALAQTLADQATLVGVGGDGTLHSVVGAAVAYGREFGMIPLGSANDYVRGLGWDMSLAASVRRLGQPAAALDAGCLGDGRVFANGLGMGFDAQVARLAHQAPGNLRGLGRYLWAVAQALRDLEQRRATVYADGRLVFDGPALLIAVMNGTRYGGGFRIAPQAHPADGLFDVVIARELRRAQVAAVLPRVIAGLHLNHPAVLHLRAREVQVLWEAPVDAHVDGEMAAASDRFHARILPGALRLRGAGPLR, encoded by the coding sequence GTGTACCACCTCATCCTCAACCGCCACGCCGCGCGGGGACGGCTGCTCGCTTTCCTGCCCCGCCTCGAGCGCGCCCTGCAGGGCGCTGGGCTCGATTACGTCCTGCACCGTACCGAGTCGCCCCTCGAGGTGCTGGCCCTGGCCCAAACCTTAGCGGATCAGGCCACGCTGGTCGGGGTGGGCGGCGACGGTACGCTGCACAGCGTGGTGGGCGCGGCCGTTGCCTATGGGCGCGAGTTCGGGATGATCCCGCTGGGCAGCGCCAACGACTACGTCCGGGGGCTGGGCTGGGATATGTCACTCGCGGCCTCGGTGCGGCGGCTGGGCCAGCCCGCCGCCGCTCTGGACGCGGGCTGCCTGGGAGACGGGCGGGTGTTCGCCAACGGGCTGGGGATGGGCTTTGATGCGCAGGTGGCGCGTCTGGCGCATCAGGCGCCGGGAAACTTGCGGGGGCTGGGGCGCTACCTGTGGGCGGTGGCGCAGGCGTTGCGTGACCTCGAGCAGCGGCGCGCCACCGTGTACGCGGACGGTCGACTGGTGTTCGATGGACCGGCGTTGTTGATCGCGGTAATGAACGGCACGCGCTACGGTGGGGGCTTCCGGATCGCCCCGCAGGCCCACCCGGCCGACGGCCTGTTCGACGTGGTGATCGCCCGCGAGCTGCGGCGGGCGCAGGTGGCGGCGGTACTGCCCCGGGTGATTGCCGGGTTGCACCTGAACCATCCGGCGGTGCTGCACCTGCGCGCCCGCGAGGTGCAGGTGCTGTGGGAGGCCCCGGTGGACGCGCACGTGGACGGCGAGATGGCAGCGGCCTCGGACCGCTTTCATGCCCGGATCCTGCCCGGGGCATTGAGGCTGCGGGGGGCGGGCCCGCTCCGCTGA
- the wecB gene encoding non-hydrolyzing UDP-N-acetylglucosamine 2-epimerase — protein sequence MKRVVVAFGTRPEATKMAPVIEALGRSEGLRPIVLVTGQHREQLYSALEVFSIRPDADLEVMTERQTLPDLVGRIVPAAARKLRELEADYVLVHGDTSTTFCVALAAFLEGIPVGHVEAGLRSGNMREPFPEEANRRLTDVLTDLDFPPTALAKLNLLREGKSEEHMLITGQTAVDAVRAVAARSALRPEWQGQRLVAVTMHRRENLPVMGELAGALRRVAEAHPEFTFVYPVHLNPAVRDAVQPHLADVPNFQLIEPLNYSEMAALMRSSELLITDSGGLQEEGAALEVPVAVLRNVTERPEGLEAGVLVLAGNESERAFEVINGLLAHPQRLAAMRGRPNPYGDGHAGERIAQAVAWRLGLGPRPQDWQA from the coding sequence GTGAAACGAGTTGTTGTCGCCTTTGGAACCCGCCCGGAAGCCACCAAGATGGCCCCGGTCATCGAAGCCCTTGGCCGCAGCGAGGGCCTGCGCCCGATCGTGCTGGTCACCGGACAGCACCGCGAGCAACTGTACTCGGCCCTCGAGGTGTTCTCGATCCGGCCGGACGCCGACCTCGAGGTGATGACCGAACGCCAGACGCTGCCGGACCTGGTGGGCCGCATCGTGCCGGCCGCCGCGCGCAAGCTGCGCGAGCTCGAGGCGGACTACGTGCTGGTGCACGGCGACACCTCCACCACCTTCTGCGTGGCCTTGGCCGCTTTCCTCGAGGGCATCCCGGTGGGTCACGTGGAGGCCGGACTGCGCAGCGGCAACATGCGCGAGCCGTTTCCCGAAGAGGCCAACCGCCGCCTGACCGACGTGCTGACCGACCTGGACTTTCCGCCGACCGCGCTGGCCAAGCTCAACTTGCTGCGCGAAGGCAAGAGCGAGGAGCACATGCTCATCACCGGGCAGACCGCCGTAGACGCGGTGCGCGCGGTCGCCGCCCGCTCGGCGCTGCGACCCGAGTGGCAGGGCCAGCGGCTGGTGGCGGTCACCATGCACCGCCGCGAGAACCTGCCGGTGATGGGCGAACTGGCCGGAGCGCTGCGCCGCGTGGCCGAAGCGCACCCCGAGTTCACCTTCGTGTACCCGGTGCACCTCAACCCGGCGGTGCGCGACGCGGTGCAGCCGCACCTGGCGGATGTGCCCAACTTTCAGCTGATCGAGCCGCTGAACTACTCGGAGATGGCCGCGCTGATGCGCTCGAGCGAACTGCTGATCACCGACTCGGGCGGATTGCAGGAAGAAGGGGCCGCCCTCGAGGTGCCGGTCGCGGTGCTGCGCAACGTCACCGAGCGCCCCGAAGGCCTCGAGGCGGGCGTGCTGGTGCTGGCCGGCAACGAGTCCGAGCGGGCCTTCGAGGTGATCAACGGCCTGCTCGCGCACCCGCAGCGTCTGGCAGCCATGCGTGGCCGTCCCAACCCGTACGGCGACGGCCACGCGGGTGAGCGCATCGCGCAGGCGGTCGCGTGGCGGCTGGGCCTGGGCCCGCGCCCGCAGGACTGGCAGGCCTGA
- a CDS encoding MraY family glycosyltransferase yields MEAGTASGGVKEFLELLGITNPTGRGAVSVVLTFLAAWVFTQRFIPRIREFAIKVGWADMPNARRLNKTPLPNAGGLAIFAGFIIAVVVAWALRPIVIEGVQIQVLAILLGGALLVLVGFIDDQFGLPPLFRLMVQVVASALLMVNGLMIDLSTLPFWPGIEGPLLQGLNIFITLMWVVGITNAFNLMDGVDGVAGGIGFIASMVLLAVAAQFPDRAAAVILLAGLAGAALGFLRYNFNPSRIIMGDTGAYLFGYTLAAVSLLGTLKVGAGASLIAPLLFFALPILDTTQVFIGRLRRGVNPLSNPDKTHLHHRLLERMSARGVAVTLWAITLTFNIIGMIAQGVNPYAIVTVSVGIVLLLGLVVVRRVMAQRREQVPELPQENA; encoded by the coding sequence ATGGAAGCAGGAACGGCGAGTGGCGGCGTGAAAGAATTTTTGGAGCTGCTCGGGATTACCAATCCGACCGGCCGTGGTGCCGTCAGCGTCGTGCTGACCTTCCTGGCAGCCTGGGTGTTTACCCAGCGCTTCATCCCGCGCATTCGCGAGTTTGCCATCAAGGTTGGCTGGGCCGACATGCCCAATGCGCGCCGATTGAACAAGACGCCGCTGCCCAACGCGGGAGGGCTGGCGATTTTCGCCGGGTTCATCATTGCGGTGGTGGTGGCCTGGGCCCTGCGCCCGATCGTGATCGAGGGCGTACAGATCCAGGTGCTGGCCATTTTGCTGGGCGGGGCGCTGCTGGTACTGGTCGGCTTTATCGACGACCAGTTCGGGCTGCCGCCGCTGTTCCGCCTGATGGTGCAGGTGGTGGCCTCGGCCCTGCTGATGGTCAACGGCCTGATGATCGACCTCTCGACCCTGCCGTTTTGGCCGGGCATCGAGGGACCGCTGCTGCAGGGACTGAACATCTTCATCACCCTGATGTGGGTGGTGGGCATCACCAACGCCTTTAACCTGATGGACGGCGTGGACGGCGTGGCCGGCGGCATCGGCTTCATCGCCTCGATGGTGCTGCTGGCGGTGGCGGCCCAGTTCCCCGACCGCGCCGCCGCCGTGATCCTGCTGGCCGGCCTGGCAGGGGCCGCACTCGGCTTTCTGCGCTACAACTTCAATCCCAGCCGCATCATCATGGGGGACACCGGGGCTTACCTGTTCGGCTACACCCTGGCGGCCGTGTCGCTGCTGGGAACGCTCAAGGTAGGAGCCGGGGCCAGCCTGATCGCCCCGCTGCTGTTTTTCGCGCTGCCGATCCTGGACACCACCCAGGTGTTCATCGGCCGCCTGCGGCGCGGCGTAAACCCGCTCTCGAACCCGGACAAGACCCACCTGCACCACCGCCTGCTCGAGCGCATGAGCGCGCGGGGTGTAGCGGTCACGCTGTGGGCCATTACCCTGACTTTTAACATCATCGGTATGATCGCCCAGGGTGTGAACCCGTATGCCATCGTCACGGTTTCGGTGGGCATCGTCTTGTTGCTGGGGCTGGTGGTCGTTCGCCGCGTGATGGCCCAGCGTCGCGAGCAGGTCCCCGAACTGCCCCAGGAGAACGCGTGA
- the upp gene encoding uracil phosphoribosyltransferase yields MVTLVTHPLVQHKLSLLRDETTGSKEFRELAAEIAMLMAYEATRDLETETVRIQTPVAEAEVPMLAGKKLALIAILRAGLIMADSIVRLIPAAKVGHIGLYRDPESLNPVEYYAKLPSDIGERRVFLLDPMLATGGSAVEAIRTLKERGAQNIKLMSILAAPEGVARVQSAYPDVEIVVAAIDSHLNDHGYIVPGLGDAGDRIYGTK; encoded by the coding sequence ATGGTGACCCTGGTGACCCATCCGCTGGTTCAGCACAAGTTGTCGCTGCTGCGCGACGAGACCACCGGTTCCAAGGAATTCCGCGAGCTGGCCGCAGAGATCGCGATGCTGATGGCCTACGAGGCCACCCGCGACCTCGAGACCGAGACCGTGCGCATCCAGACCCCGGTGGCCGAGGCCGAAGTGCCGATGCTGGCCGGCAAGAAGCTGGCCTTGATCGCCATCTTGCGCGCGGGACTGATCATGGCCGACTCGATCGTACGCCTGATTCCGGCGGCCAAAGTGGGCCACATCGGGCTGTACCGTGACCCCGAGAGCCTGAACCCGGTCGAGTACTACGCCAAGCTGCCCAGCGACATCGGGGAGCGGCGCGTTTTCCTGCTCGACCCGATGCTGGCGACCGGCGGAAGCGCGGTGGAGGCCATCCGCACCCTTAAAGAACGCGGCGCGCAGAACATCAAGCTGATGAGCATCCTGGCCGCACCCGAGGGTGTAGCGCGGGTGCAGTCGGCTTACCCGGACGTGGAGATCGTGGTGGCCGCCATCGACTCGCACCTGAACGATCACGGTTATATTGTGCCGGGCCTGGGCGACGCCGGGGACCGCATTTACGGAACCAAGTAG
- a CDS encoding phosphotransferase family protein has protein sequence MMKPVRHPDLTPLERRYGPLTRIGGGHHSEVYRADGAVLKVYRAPGLLDLEATHLRRAGLTDLLLAELREGELEVLVTRYFAGESVTAATLPAAFPALSRFLRGLHAEPTGQMVDVTALHRRLESFRYLEVHDLRPLFAAVEAALGHGLLETEARFCHLDLWSDNILTNAAGEVLVVDWVRAGPDDPMRDLALLKTGTLDLLPADTSLNLALELASGPHERARLRAYLALTCLHDLHWFTLHQPEAFQEQLLFKRERALHALERLEALALP, from the coding sequence ATGATGAAGCCCGTGCGGCATCCGGACCTGACCCCCCTCGAGCGGCGCTATGGCCCTCTTACCCGCATCGGGGGAGGCCATCACAGCGAGGTCTACCGGGCCGACGGCGCGGTCCTCAAGGTCTACCGCGCCCCTGGCCTGCTGGATCTCGAGGCCACCCACCTGCGGCGCGCCGGCCTGACGGATCTGCTGCTGGCCGAGCTGCGCGAAGGGGAGCTCGAGGTGCTGGTCACCCGTTACTTCGCGGGCGAGTCGGTCACGGCCGCCACCTTGCCTGCCGCCTTCCCGGCCCTCTCCCGTTTTCTGCGCGGCCTGCACGCCGAGCCGACCGGTCAGATGGTGGACGTCACCGCCCTGCATCGGCGCCTGGAGAGCTTCCGTTACCTTGAGGTGCACGATCTGCGCCCGCTGTTCGCGGCGGTCGAGGCAGCGCTGGGTCACGGTCTGCTCGAGACCGAGGCCCGTTTCTGTCACCTGGACCTGTGGTCGGACAACATCCTGACGAACGCAGCAGGCGAGGTGCTGGTGGTGGACTGGGTGCGCGCGGGCCCGGACGACCCGATGCGTGACCTGGCCCTGCTCAAGACCGGGACCCTGGACCTGCTGCCTGCCGATACCAGTCTGAACCTGGCCCTCGAGCTGGCCTCCGGGCCTCACGAGCGTGCGCGCCTGCGCGCCTACCTGGCGCTGACCTGCCTGCACGACCTGCACTGGTTCACGCTGCATCAACCCGAAGCATTCCAAGAACAGCTCCTGTTCAAGCGCGAACGTGCGCTGCACGCCCTCGAGCGCCTTGAGGCGCTCGCCCTGCCCTGA
- a CDS encoding HD-GYP domain-containing protein codes for MFRRKTTDTNVPSNAPDLMRALSELVASRNLESLLTATLVYAIQVAPTATRGYAVVREGTDRVAAVAGYGREMIGLELTGPWNGGMARVATNLAAELFQPNSPEVRAKLASLGLREVTSSLVVPLRDRSQILGAIVLDAYGSGTFNPAALEAVTRFAQAVTPLVELIASFNSYQQLAWGLTRSFVEAVEARDFTLLGHAQRVTSYAIAVGRELDLSLPELQELWFAAMLHDIGKLLQDGLNDQDGGEHAQLGYNLLSDLPALSAARMGVLHHHERWDGQGKPQGLRAEAISIYGRIIAACNTYDHLTSERGEQLSAPEGLRRLQGMAGSELDPQIVERLGQVLQKGRSTAELRPDGIFPTSH; via the coding sequence ATGTTTCGCAGAAAAACGACCGATACCAACGTGCCGAGCAACGCCCCGGACCTGATGCGGGCCCTGAGCGAGCTGGTCGCGAGCCGCAACCTCGAGAGCCTGCTCACCGCCACCCTGGTCTACGCGATCCAGGTCGCCCCCACCGCCACCCGCGGCTACGCGGTCGTGCGCGAGGGCACCGACCGGGTGGCCGCGGTGGCCGGATACGGTCGCGAAATGATCGGCCTCGAGCTGACCGGCCCCTGGAACGGCGGGATGGCGCGGGTCGCCACCAACCTGGCCGCCGAACTGTTCCAGCCCAACAGCCCCGAGGTGCGCGCCAAGCTGGCCTCGCTGGGCCTGCGCGAGGTGACCTCGAGCCTGGTCGTACCGCTGCGGGACCGCAGCCAGATCCTGGGCGCGATTGTTCTGGACGCCTACGGCTCGGGCACCTTCAACCCGGCCGCCCTCGAGGCGGTCACCCGTTTTGCCCAGGCGGTCACACCGCTGGTCGAGCTGATCGCCTCGTTCAACTCGTATCAGCAGCTGGCCTGGGGGCTGACCCGCTCGTTCGTGGAGGCGGTGGAGGCGCGCGATTTCACGCTGCTGGGCCACGCGCAGCGCGTGACCTCGTACGCCATCGCGGTGGGACGCGAGCTGGACCTGTCGCTACCGGAATTGCAGGAGCTGTGGTTCGCGGCGATGCTGCACGACATCGGCAAGCTGCTGCAAGACGGCCTCAACGACCAAGACGGCGGTGAGCACGCCCAGCTGGGGTACAACCTGCTCAGCGACCTGCCCGCCCTGTCAGCGGCCCGCATGGGTGTCTTGCATCACCACGAGCGTTGGGACGGCCAGGGCAAGCCGCAGGGCCTGCGTGCCGAGGCGATCTCGATCTATGGCCGCATCATCGCCGCTTGCAATACCTACGACCACCTGACCTCCGAGCGCGGCGAGCAGCTCTCGGCTCCCGAAGGACTGCGCCGCCTGCAGGGGATGGCGGGCAGCGAGCTTGACCCGCAGATCGTCGAACGCCTGGGCCAGGTGCTGCAAAAGGGCCGCTCGACCGCCGAGCTGCGACCGGACGGTATCTTCCCGACCAGCCACTGA
- a CDS encoding FAD-binding protein has protein sequence MILIVAEYSGGKLAKSTLEMVAAAHASGREGPLTALVLGQGVASIADEVAPYVDQVLVGDDARLASYNPELWAAATAQIASEGEAHTVFVAGSRAGREFSARVAVKLDAPLLEDVISLEGAGSALRAQRYTYLARVTETVEADAPVLIVSVKPGAFPAAEPQATAGEQYDVDLELPASRVRITGKTVEKSSRVPLAEADVVVTGGRGVGSPERFAELIETLADNIGAGVGATRAVVDAGWRPYSEQVGQTGKTVAPQAYIAVGVSGAVQHMSGMGKSKYIVAVNKDPEAPIFKVADYGIVGDLNVIVPALIEATRR, from the coding sequence GTGATTCTGATCGTTGCCGAATACAGCGGCGGCAAGCTGGCCAAGAGCACCCTGGAGATGGTTGCGGCTGCGCACGCCTCGGGCCGCGAGGGCCCGCTGACCGCGCTGGTGCTCGGTCAGGGCGTGGCGAGCATCGCCGACGAGGTTGCCCCGTACGTGGATCAGGTGCTGGTGGGCGATGACGCCCGCCTCGCGAGCTACAACCCCGAGCTGTGGGCGGCGGCCACCGCCCAGATCGCCAGCGAGGGCGAGGCCCACACCGTGTTCGTGGCGGGCAGCCGCGCGGGCCGCGAGTTCAGCGCGCGCGTGGCCGTGAAGCTCGATGCACCCCTGCTCGAGGACGTCATCTCGCTCGAGGGGGCGGGGAGCGCGCTGCGCGCGCAGCGCTACACCTACCTGGCGCGCGTGACCGAGACGGTCGAGGCCGACGCGCCGGTGCTGATCGTGAGCGTCAAGCCGGGCGCTTTCCCCGCCGCCGAGCCGCAGGCTACCGCCGGTGAGCAGTACGACGTGGACCTCGAGCTTCCCGCCTCGAGGGTGCGGATCACCGGTAAGACCGTGGAAAAGAGCAGCCGGGTGCCGTTGGCCGAGGCCGACGTGGTCGTGACCGGCGGCCGTGGCGTGGGCAGCCCCGAGCGTTTCGCCGAGCTGATCGAGACGCTGGCCGACAACATCGGTGCCGGGGTGGGCGCGACCCGCGCGGTGGTGGACGCGGGCTGGCGCCCGTACAGCGAGCAGGTCGGGCAGACCGGCAAGACCGTCGCTCCCCAGGCCTACATCGCCGTGGGCGTGTCGGGCGCGGTGCAGCACATGTCCGGCATGGGCAAGAGCAAGTACATCGTGGCGGTCAACAAGGACCCCGAAGCCCCGATTTTCAAGGTGGCCGATTACGGCATCGTGGGGGACTTGAACGTCATCGTTCCGGCCCTGATCGAAGCGACCCGGCGCTGA